The sequence GGCTCGTCGAGAAGCTGGCGCAGGCCGGGCTGCTCAAGGTCATCTGCGGTACGGACACCCTCGGCGTCGGCGTCAACGTGCCGATCCGCACGGTGTTGTTCACCGCGCTGACGAAGTACGACGGGAACCGGGTGCGCACGCTGCGCGCGCGGGAGTTCCACCAGATCGCGGGCCGCGCGGGGCGCGCGGGCTTCGACACGGCGGGGCTCGTCGTGGGGCAGGCGCCCGAGCATGTCATCGAGAACGAGAAGGCGCTCGCGAAGGCCGGGGACGATCCGAAGAAGCGGCGCAAGATCGTGCGCAAGAAGGCTCCGGAGGGTTTCGTCGCCTGGAGCGACAAGACCTTCGAGAAGCTCATCGCCTCCGACCCCGAGCCGCTGACCTCGCGGTTCCGGGTGACGCACACGATGCTGCTCGCGGTGATCGCCCGTCCGGGCAACGCCTTCGACGCGATGCGCCACCTCCTGGAGGACAACCACGAGCCGCGCCGGCAGCAGCTCCGCCACATCCGCAGGGCCATCGCGATCTACCGCTCGCTTCTCGACGGCGGCATCGTGGAGCGTCTCGACGAGCCGGACGCCGAGGGCCGCATCGTCCGGCTCACCGTGGACCTCCAGCAGGACTTCGCGCTCAACCAGCCGCTCTCCACGTTCGCGCTCGCGGCCTTCGACCTGCTCGACCCCGATTCGCCCTCGTACGCCCTCGACCTCGTCTCGGTCGTCGAGTCGACGCTCGACGACCCGCGCCAGATCCTGGCCGCGCAGCAGAACAAGGCGCGCGGCGAGGCGGTCGGCGCGATGAAGGCGGACGGCGTCGAGTACGAGGAGCGGATGGAGCGACTCCAGGAGATCGGCTACCCGAAGCCTCTGGAGGAGCTGCTCTTCCACGCCTACGACACGTACCGCAGGAGCCACCCGTGGGTCGGTGACCACCCGCTCTCGCCGAAGTCCGTGGTGCGGGACATGTACGAGCGCGCGCTGACCTTCACCGAGTACGTCTCGCTGTACGAGCTGGCCCGCACCGAGGGCATCGTGCTGCGGTACCTGGCCTCCGCGTACAAGGCCCTGGAGCACACCGTCCCCGACGACCTCAAGTCGGAGGACCTGGAGGACCTCATCGCGTGGCTCGGCGAGCTGGTGCGCCAGGTGGACTCCAGCCTGCTCGACGAGTGGGAGCAGCTCGCCAATCCCGGCGAGATGACCGCCGAGGAGGCGCAGGAGAAGGCGGACCAGGTCAAGCCGGTGACCGCCAACGCGCGCGCCTTCCGGGTGCTCGTGCGCAACGCGATGTTCCGGCGCGTCGAGCTCGCGGCGCTCGACCGGGTGGACGAGCTGGGCGCGATGGACGGCGAGGCGGGCTGGGACGCGGACGCCTGGGGCGAGGCGATGGACGCCTACTGGGACGCGCACGAGGAGCTGGGCACGGGGCCCGACGCGCGCGGCCCGAAGCTGCTGCTCATCGAGGAACGGCCGCAGGAGGCGCTGTGGCGCGTGCGGCAGATCTTCGACGACCCGGAGGACGACCACGACTGGGGCATCAGCGCCGAGGTGGACCTCACCGCGTCGGACGCGGAGGGCCGGGCGGTGGTCCGGGTCACTTCCGTGGGGCAGCTCTGAGCCGGACCCCCTGCGAGCGCGGCCCCCGCGCCCGCGCCGGTCTTCCTCCTCCGTCCCCGAGCCCGTACCGGTCCGGTGCGGGGCGTGCTGTGTGAAAGGGCGTACGTGACCATGACCGACACGGGCGGACCCGTGCCCGAGCGTCTGGTGGACCTCCTCGACCTGGAGCGGATCGAGGTGAACATCTTCCGCGGCCGGAGCCCCGACGAATCGCTGCAACGCGTCTTCGGCGGGCAGGTCGCCGGACAGGCGCTCGTCGCGGCCGGCCGGACCGTGGACGCGGACCGTCCCGTGCACTCGCTGCACGCCTACTTCCTGCGTCCGGGCCGTCCCGGGGTGCCGATCGCCTACGAGGTGGAGCGGGTACGGGACGGGCGGAGCTTCACGACGCGGCGGGTGACCGCCGTGCAGCAGGGCCGCACGATCTTCGCGCTCACCGCTTCCTTCCACGTGCCCGAAGAGGGCGCCTTCGCGCACCAGTTGCCTCCGGCCGGCCCCGGGCCGCTCGTCGACCCCGAGTCGCTGCCCCGGCTCGCGGACGAGGTCCGCGCCCACCTCGGCGGGGTGCCGGACGAGCTGGAGCGCATGGCCCGCAGGCAGCCCTTCGACATCCGTTACGTGAACCGCCTGCGGTGGACGCCGGAGGAGACCGCGGGCGCCGAGCCGCGCAGCGCCGTGTGGATGCGGGCGGTGACGCCGCTCGGCGACGACCCGCTCGTGCACACGTGCGCGCTCGCCTACGTGAGCGACACGACGCTGCTCGACGCCGTGCGGCTGCCGGTGGAGCCGCTGTGGGGCGAGCGGCTGCTCGACCTCGCCTCGCTCGACCACGCGATGTGGTTCCACCGGCCCTTCCGGGCGGACGAGTGGCTGCTGTACGAGCAGGAGTCGCCGGTCGCCACGGGTGGGCTCGGGCTGGCCAGGGGCCGAATCTACGACCGGGCGGGGCGACTGCTCGTCTCGGTCGTGCAGGAGGGGCTGTTCCGCTCGCGCGGCGGCATCCAGGTGCTCTCCGGCGAGGCCCCACCGCACGAGTAGGGCGTGCGGTCGCCGCACGAGCTGGGCGCACCGCCGCCGGACGACAACGAGCACTCCGATCGCCGTGTTCACCGGCACCGTCCCTGCCCGGCGCCGGTCCGGCGGCACTCGCGGTCCGGCATGCCGCTGTCCCGCCGGGGCCACGGCACGAACCGTCGCCGCGCACGCCGCACCACGAGGTCAGCGCCCTCTTCGACTGGCAACGAGGTGCGCAGTGAGGGACAGCAGGAGGGCGGTCCGAAGGCAGAAGCCGGGGCGCACGCGTAGACGCAGCAGTGGCGCGGAGTCGGCGCCGAGGGATGGTCCGGGAGCGACGCGCCGGGTGAAGCGGCGACGGCTTCGGCGGGCGAGGGCGCGGACACAGCCGCGACCGGCGCGGAGAGACACGGGCTGCCGGCTTCGGCGTGCGGGGGCGCGGACACAGTCGGGACCGACGCCGCGAAGGACGGGCTGGCACCGGCAGCCGAGGGGGCGGACCCAGCCGGGGCTGGTGCGGCGGGAAACGGGTCACCAGCTTCGACAGCCGGGGTCGGTGCGGTGGCACACGACCCACCGGCCTCCACAGCCCAAGGCGCGGGCATAGCCGAGGTCGGCCCGGCAGCGGACAGATCGCCCGTCTCCAGGCCCACCGGGGGGCGAAGAGAGCCACAAGGCGAGGCCACGCGCGGCGCCTGGCACGAGGGGCCAGCGGCTCCGATAAGCGCGGGCTCGTCCGGGGACGAGGGCGCGGGCGGCGCGGCGGGCAACGGGCCCCCGGACTCCGGCGCTGCCGGAACCGGAGACGGCGGTCGGCCCGAGGGCGAGGCCGTCCCTCGCACGGCTGTCGGCGGCCCAACGGGCTCGGGCTGCCCGGACGCGACCTCCGGCCGGGGCGCGAGCGGTGCCGAGGAGGACGAACCGGCCGCCCGGGACGGAAGCGGGGGCGGGAGAGGGAGCGAAGGCCCGGCCGAGAGCGAATCCACACGTGACGGGGCGGCGGACGCCGTTTCCGAGGCCGCCGATGCGAACGGTGCCCCTCCCCTCGCGGCGGGAGACGGCACGTCGGTCTCTGGGCCCATCGGGACCCGCGACGAAGACGAAGCTGACGGCCGTCCGGCGACTGACGGGTCCGGGCGACCCGGCTGCGCGGTGGCGGATACCGGGAAGGTCGGCAGCGGCATGGGAAAGCTTGCCGGTGCCGGGAGCGCCACGGTTTGCGCGGCAGGAGCCGGGGACGCGACGGACGGCGAAAGGGGCGGGCGTGAGGCCGAGTGGCCGGTACGGGATGCGGAGCGGCGTGGCAGCGCGGCCCTGGCCGCTCCTCCCGCTGCCTCCGTCCCCGGGCCCCGCGCTGCCCCCGCCCCGGCCTTCCGCCCCGCACGAGGTGCCGGGCGGTCGGCTCGCGCGAGACGCAGTTCATCCAGGAACTGCGCCCGCAGGGAGCGGAGTTCGTCCGCCCCCTGAGCGATTGTCAGTGAGGTGAGGGCCTGGGCTCCCTGTGCGGGAAGGAGGCGCCGCAGGTAACCGCATTCGTCGGGGTCCGCCGCGCGCGCCGTTTCCTCGGGGCCGAGCTGGACCGCTAGGAGAGCCGCTCGCTCCCACGGGTCGGAGCTGAGCCGGTGCAGGTGACCGCGCCGCCGCTCCCGCCACCGCGGCGCGCGCCGGTCCCCCTCCGCCATGGAGCGCAGTTCGGCCGGAAGCCTGCCCACCAGCAGCTCCGGCCTGCGCCGTCCCAGCTCCTCCACTTCCGTGACGAGGTACGCCCACACGACGGCGCGGTAGCGGTTGAGGCGGAAGTCGACCGGCGCGAGCAGGCCCAGCTTGGCGAGGCGGGTGAAGCGGTGCGGGGCGATGCCGAGCAGGTCGGCGGCGTCGGCGGTGCCGACGCACCGTACCGCCTCGCGGAGAGCATGGGGGAAGCCCGGCATCGCCCGCTGCCGTGCGATCTCCCCGGCCGTGAAACGGCGCGGGAGCGTGCCGCGCCCCGGTACGGAGGGCAGCACGTCGAGCACTGCCGCCCGCTCCACCTCTTCGTTCGTCAACTCCAGCAGCGAGGAAGCCTGTTCAGGATTGAGCAAGTCACCCCGGACCGGCCTACCGCCCACCGTCGCCGCCGTCGTCATGCCGCGTACCGCCATACCGTCCCCCTCGGAGCCGAACCTTGGGACAGACCGTATGGGGCGGGACGGACACCACCTTCTTCCCGCCTGTGGATAACTCAGCCGTAACCGGATGATCTGCTCATCAACATGACGAAGATCGGAAAATCACCCCGCCCCTCGCACCCATCCCCGCGCACCCACCCCGGTGCCTCCCCGCGACTCCCCCCTCCCCCGCGCCCCCACCCCCTCACCCAGCCGCCCCCGGCCGCCGGGAATCCACCCCCAAATGCTCCCCCACCTTGCTCACGAGCAGCGTCATCTCGTAGGCCACCTGCCCCACGTCCGCGTCCGAGCCGCTCAGCACGCACAGGCAACTGCCGTCACCCGCCGCCGTGACGAAGAGGAGCGCCTCGTCGAACTCGATGACCGTCTGGCGGACCTTGCCCACCTTGAAATGCGCGCCCGAGCCCTTGGCGAGGCTGTGCAGGCCCGAGGCGACTGCCGCGAGATGCTCGGCGTCCTCGCGTGCGAGATCGGCACTGAGGCCCGTGACCAGGCCGTCGTTGGAGAGCACCAGAGCGTGCCTGATGTGCTCGACGCGCTGGGTCAGTTCGTCGAGAAGCCAGCCGAGTCTTGCGTTCCGTTCCACGTTCCGCTCTCCCCGTCCGCAGCCGCTCCCCCTGTTCGGAGGAACCCTTCGGCAAGCCTTCCCCACCACTCGGCGGACAGCAAGGATGATGAGCATATGACCCATAAAATGACCGATGAAGAATGGCGAGCCTTCGTTTCGGACGGCACGCGGACGGCGAAGCTGGCCACGGTGCGGGCTGACGGAAGTCCGCACATCGCCCCGATCTGGTTCGTTCTGGATGGTTCGGACCTGGTCCTCAACACCGGCAAGGGCACCGTCAAGGGGCGGAATCTGGCCCGTGACGGGCGTGTCGCACTGTGCGTGGACGACGAGCGACCGCCGTTCTCCTTCGTCACGATCGAGGGTTCCGCCGAAATCAGCGAGGACCCCGAGGAGTTGCTGCGCTGGGCGACGAAGATCGCCGAGCGCTACGTGGGCCCGGAGGAGGCCGAGGTCTACGGGCGCCGCAACGGCGTCCCGGGGGAACTCGTCGTCCGGGTGAGGGTCGAGAAGGTCGTCGCCTACGGCGGCGTCGCCGACTGACCACCGTCGCCACTCACCGCGACACCGCCTCGAGCAGCCGCGCCGCCCGGAACCTCCCCGTGTACGCCACGAGTTCCGCGAGGACATGACGGACCGTCGTCGTCTCGCGCACATCTCCGGCGAGCACGGGGACGCCCGGGGACAGGCCCAGTGCCGACGCGACCTGCTCGGGGGTGTACGCGATGGGTCCCGCGAAACGGTTCACCACCACGACGAAGGGCAGCGCCCGCTCCTCGAGCCGGTCCACGAGCGCGAAGCTCTCCGCGAGCCGCCCGGTGTCGACGAGGACGACCGCGCCGAGCGCGCCCGCGCACATGTCCTCGCACAGTGCCGCCGACCGTTCGAGCCCCGGAACACCGAAGAGGCACACGGTCAGATCCGGCCGCAGCACGAGCCGCCCGAAGTCGAGCGCGACCGCCCCCTCACCACCTCCCCGCTCCCCCGTGCCACCGGCAGGCTCGTACGCGCCACCCGTCGGCTCGTACGCGACGACGGGACCGTACGGCTGCGGCGACGCCGGTACGGGCCCCTCCCCGCCGAGCCCGTCGCCGTCCGGGGCACCGCCCTCCCCGACCGGACCCCCCACCCGCGCGCTCCCCCACGCGGAACCCGTCCCCCGCGCGGCACCGACGAACGACGTCTTCCCGGTGGCGGGCCCGCCCGAGACGACGATCTTGAGGATGAGGCGTTCCCCCGTCGCATACGATCGCCCGTCGCCCATCCGCCACTTCCCTCGCCACGACATCCCTGGCACCAGCTGTCCCGGCGCCGAAGCGCCCAGGATGACAAGTCCCGGGGCACAGGGCGTGAAGTGCGGGATTCTTTACCGGACGGGGTGGTTCGCGCCCGTATCGGACCGTTTCACACCGCATCAGGTCCACAAGCGAGGAAATCCACGATCACGTGAACCGACAACGCATCCGGTGCGACGACGTGGTGGGGCGAAAACACGGAAGCGGGCGCACGGGGACCGTTGCACGGCAGCCTTCGGAGCGGGCCTTCAGGACAGCACCAGATTCCACCGCCCCCCATGTCCCACGAGTGTCGTCACCGCCAAAGGGCGGACGTCGAGGCGCCAGTACACGGGGAGGGGGAGGCCGAGGGCGTGGACGAGGGCGGCACGGACCGTGTCCGGTTCGACGAACAAGGGGAGCGGGCCCGTCACGGTGCCCGCGAGGTGGTCCAGGTGGGTGCCGACCCGCCGCACGAGGGCGGTCAACGGTTCGCCGTCGACGCCGGGGCGCGCACTCGGGTCGGAGAGCCAGGCGCTGAGGGCGGCGGGTTCCGCCGCGGCCACCGCGTCGAGCGGACGGCCGCGCCAGCTTCCCGGGTCCTGCCCCGCGAGGGCGGGTGCGGCGAGTGCCCCGGGGTGGCCCAGGAGGGTGGCGGTCTCGTGACAGCGCGGCGAGGGCGCGCGGCGGGCCCGTGCC comes from Streptomyces sp. Tu6071 and encodes:
- a CDS encoding roadblock/LC7 domain-containing protein; translated protein: MERNARLGWLLDELTQRVEHIRHALVLSNDGLVTGLSADLAREDAEHLAAVASGLHSLAKGSGAHFKVGKVRQTVIEFDEALLFVTAAGDGSCLCVLSGSDADVGQVAYEMTLLVSKVGEHLGVDSRRPGAAG
- a CDS encoding DEAD/DEAH box helicase, whose translation is MIFVPSADSPSPAAKGQDGGVTLIDQLPATPDPDALYEAFASWTESRGITLYPAQEEALIEVVSGANVILSTPTGSGKSLVAAGAHFTALAQDKVTFYTAPIKALVSEKFFDLCKMFGTENVGMLTGDASVNADAPVICCTAEVLASIALRDGKDADVGQVVMDEFHFYAEPDRGWAWQIPLLELPQAQFVLMSATLGDVALFEKDLTRRTGRPTSVVRSATRPVPLSYEYKLTPLTETLTELLDTRQAPVYIVHFTQAQAVERAQALMSINMCTREEKDHIAELIGNFRFTTKFGRNLSRYVRHGIGVHHAGMLPKYRRLVEKLAQAGLLKVICGTDTLGVGVNVPIRTVLFTALTKYDGNRVRTLRAREFHQIAGRAGRAGFDTAGLVVGQAPEHVIENEKALAKAGDDPKKRRKIVRKKAPEGFVAWSDKTFEKLIASDPEPLTSRFRVTHTMLLAVIARPGNAFDAMRHLLEDNHEPRRQQLRHIRRAIAIYRSLLDGGIVERLDEPDAEGRIVRLTVDLQQDFALNQPLSTFALAAFDLLDPDSPSYALDLVSVVESTLDDPRQILAAQQNKARGEAVGAMKADGVEYEERMERLQEIGYPKPLEELLFHAYDTYRRSHPWVGDHPLSPKSVVRDMYERALTFTEYVSLYELARTEGIVLRYLASAYKALEHTVPDDLKSEDLEDLIAWLGELVRQVDSSLLDEWEQLANPGEMTAEEAQEKADQVKPVTANARAFRVLVRNAMFRRVELAALDRVDELGAMDGEAGWDADAWGEAMDAYWDAHEELGTGPDARGPKLLLIEERPQEALWRVRQIFDDPEDDHDWGISAEVDLTASDAEGRAVVRVTSVGQL
- a CDS encoding DUF6397 family protein, which produces MAVRGMTTAATVGGRPVRGDLLNPEQASSLLELTNEEVERAAVLDVLPSVPGRGTLPRRFTAGEIARQRAMPGFPHALREAVRCVGTADAADLLGIAPHRFTRLAKLGLLAPVDFRLNRYRAVVWAYLVTEVEELGRRRPELLVGRLPAELRSMAEGDRRAPRWRERRRGHLHRLSSDPWERAALLAVQLGPEETARAADPDECGYLRRLLPAQGAQALTSLTIAQGADELRSLRAQFLDELRLARADRPAPRAGRKAGAGAARGPGTEAAGGAARAALPRRSASRTGHSASRPPLSPSVASPAPAAQTVALPAPASFPMPLPTFPVSATAQPGRPDPSVAGRPSASSSSRVPMGPETDVPSPAARGGAPFASAASETASAAPSRVDSLSAGPSLPLPPPLPSRAAGSSSSAPLAPRPEVASGQPEPVGPPTAVRGTASPSGRPPSPVPAAPESGGPLPAAPPAPSSPDEPALIGAAGPSCQAPRVASPCGSLRPPVGLETGDLSAAGPTSAMPAPWAVEAGGSCATAPTPAVEAGDPFPAAPAPAGSAPSAAGASPSFAASVPTVSAPPHAEAGSPCLSAPVAAVSAPSPAEAVAASPGASLPDHPSAPTPRHCCVYACAPASAFGPPSCCPSLRTSLPVEEGADLVVRRARRRFVPWPRRDSGMPDRECRRTGAGQGRCR
- a CDS encoding histidine phosphatase family protein — translated: MTIRVILVSAAESEASRTAAFDDGTPLTERGRAAADRLRANGVLPTEENVRARARRAPSPRCHETATLLGHPGALAAPALAGQDPGSWRGRPLDAVAAAEPAALSAWLSDPSARPGVDGEPLTALVRRVGTHLDHLAGTVTGPLPLFVEPDTVRAALVHALGLPLPVYWRLDVRPLAVTTLVGHGGRWNLVLS
- a CDS encoding PPOX class F420-dependent oxidoreductase → MTHKMTDEEWRAFVSDGTRTAKLATVRADGSPHIAPIWFVLDGSDLVLNTGKGTVKGRNLARDGRVALCVDDERPPFSFVTIEGSAEISEDPEELLRWATKIAERYVGPEEAEVYGRRNGVPGELVVRVRVEKVVAYGGVAD
- a CDS encoding GTP-binding protein is translated as MGDGRSYATGERLILKIVVSGGPATGKTSFVGAARGTGSAWGSARVGGPVGEGGAPDGDGLGGEGPVPASPQPYGPVVAYEPTGGAYEPAGGTGERGGGEGAVALDFGRLVLRPDLTVCLFGVPGLERSAALCEDMCAGALGAVVLVDTGRLAESFALVDRLEERALPFVVVVNRFAGPIAYTPEQVASALGLSPGVPVLAGDVRETTTVRHVLAELVAYTGRFRAARLLEAVSR
- a CDS encoding acyl-CoA thioesterase, whose protein sequence is MTDTGGPVPERLVDLLDLERIEVNIFRGRSPDESLQRVFGGQVAGQALVAAGRTVDADRPVHSLHAYFLRPGRPGVPIAYEVERVRDGRSFTTRRVTAVQQGRTIFALTASFHVPEEGAFAHQLPPAGPGPLVDPESLPRLADEVRAHLGGVPDELERMARRQPFDIRYVNRLRWTPEETAGAEPRSAVWMRAVTPLGDDPLVHTCALAYVSDTTLLDAVRLPVEPLWGERLLDLASLDHAMWFHRPFRADEWLLYEQESPVATGGLGLARGRIYDRAGRLLVSVVQEGLFRSRGGIQVLSGEAPPHE